Proteins from one Armatimonadota bacterium genomic window:
- the lpxC gene encoding UDP-3-O-[3-hydroxymyristoyl] N-acetylglucosamine deacetylase — MGIPAPSGHIPRFRSRNRPGATCTRTRAPGRPGRDVAPGGRADRRASGGRLRRPLPRAPAIDQSHGSRGGHRALGHGRRWPGPRPVPGRWHAHGCRPDACGRATRRHGVHGGAGRNQGRRTCDHAGRGVVLSGPAGAWAAMITAGCQRTIARPVTIRGAGLHSGAPAVARLLPAPAGAGIAFLRTDVVGATPIPARLEEVVATARSVVLGGPVRVATVEHLMSSAAGLGVDNLLVEVEGEELPCGDGSALIFVEALGAAGTVDQDRPRVPIVLSEPVWADEAGSMIAALPAERFQMTYVVTAGAASMAPQMAEFREDLDDFAGSIAPARTWGMVTEIEALRAQGMARGVSLETVLAIGPDGFLNEPRFPNEMARHKILDAIGDLALLGRPVRAHFVAVRAGHGLHVALAREIEQRFIGRGA; from the coding sequence ATGGGCATTCCCGCACCCTCGGGGCACATTCCCCGGTTCCGTAGTCGAAATCGTCCGGGAGCAACCTGCACACGAACCCGCGCACCTGGCCGACCTGGGCGTGATGTCGCACCTGGTGGACGTGCGGACCGGCGAGCCTCTGGTGGGCGACTACGGCGTCCTCTACCGCGTGCGCCTGCGATTGACCAATCCCACGGGTCGCGAGGTGGCCACCGCGCTCTTGGCCACGGCCGCCGGTGGCCTGGCCCGCGGCCTGTTCCTGGTAGATGGCACGCCCACGGATGTCGGCCTGATGCGTGCGGGCGAGCAACGCGCCGTCACGGTGTTCACGGTGGCGCCGGGCGGAACCAGGGACGTCGTACTTGTGACCATGCCGGTCGCGGGGTCGTTCTATCCGGTCCGGCTGGCGCTTGGGCCGCGATGATCACCGCCGGCTGCCAGCGGACGATTGCCCGCCCGGTCACGATCAGGGGGGCCGGCCTCCATAGCGGCGCGCCAGCGGTTGCGCGTCTGCTGCCGGCTCCTGCCGGCGCGGGCATCGCGTTCCTCCGGACCGACGTGGTCGGCGCAACGCCCATTCCAGCACGCCTCGAGGAGGTAGTGGCAACGGCGCGGAGCGTCGTGCTGGGCGGACCCGTGCGCGTGGCAACGGTTGAGCACCTCATGTCCTCGGCCGCGGGGTTGGGGGTGGACAACCTGCTGGTCGAGGTGGAAGGAGAGGAGTTGCCTTGTGGAGACGGCAGCGCGCTGATCTTCGTCGAGGCCCTGGGGGCAGCAGGGACCGTGGACCAGGACCGGCCGAGGGTGCCGATTGTGCTGAGCGAGCCGGTCTGGGCGGATGAGGCCGGCAGCATGATCGCGGCCCTGCCCGCCGAACGGTTCCAGATGACCTACGTGGTCACCGCCGGAGCGGCCTCGATGGCGCCGCAGATGGCCGAGTTCCGGGAGGACCTGGACGACTTCGCCGGCTCGATCGCGCCAGCACGTACCTGGGGCATGGTGACGGAGATCGAGGCCCTGCGGGCCCAAGGGATGGCGCGCGGGGTATCGCTGGAGACGGTCCTGGCCATAGGCCCGGACGGGTTTCTGAACGAGCCGCGGTTCCCCAACGAGATGGCGCGGCACAAGATCCTCGATGCGATCGGCGACCTGGCGCTGCTCGGCCGCCCGGTGCGCGCGCACTTCGTGGCGGTGCGTGCCGGGCACGGGCTGCACGTGGCCCTCGCCCGGGAGATCGAGCAGCGGTTCATCGGCCGCGGTGCCTGA
- the fabZ gene encoding 3-hydroxyacyl-ACP dehydratase FabZ: MWDIEKIQRVMPHRYPFLLVDRIITIEPGKSITGIKNVTINEPFFVGHIPGHPVMPGVLVVETMAQVAACLVLDDPRLRGRIAYFGAIDGVRFRRRVVPGDQMVVRVDLLTQRGRFLKVRAEARVDGDLVAEGTLTFFFSVGAEAAGQTGPRVDDDARS; encoded by the coding sequence ATGTGGGACATTGAGAAGATACAGCGGGTGATGCCCCACCGGTATCCTTTCCTTCTGGTGGACCGCATCATCACCATTGAACCCGGGAAGAGCATCACCGGGATCAAGAACGTGACCATCAACGAGCCGTTCTTCGTCGGCCACATCCCAGGCCATCCTGTGATGCCCGGCGTGCTGGTGGTCGAGACGATGGCGCAGGTGGCCGCGTGCCTGGTGCTGGACGACCCACGGCTGCGCGGGCGCATTGCCTACTTCGGGGCGATAGACGGCGTCCGGTTCCGCCGGCGCGTCGTGCCCGGTGACCAGATGGTCGTCCGGGTGGACCTCCTCACGCAACGGGGCAGGTTTCTCAAAGTCCGGGCCGAGGCACGCGTGGACGGCGATCTCGTCGCGGAAGGGACGCTGACGTTCTTCTTCTCGGTCGGGGCCGAGGCAGCGGGACAGACAGGGCCGCGGGTGGACGACGATGCGCGATCCTAG
- the lpxA gene encoding acyl-ACP--UDP-N-acetylglucosamine O-acyltransferase → MRDPSAGSAGVVVHTTAIVHPTAHLEEGVEIGAYAVVGADTVIRAGTVIGPHCVIHDNVELGRDNVLAAHVVAGSRPQDRTYRGEPTRVIIGDENRLSEFCSIERATGEGNETRIGDRNFIMSSVRVSHNCVVGSDTTIVSGTQLGGWVHVGDQAYLGGLSGVHQFVRIGRLVMLAGLSGARQDVPPFVMAAGLMARAVGLNRVGLQRQGVPPADRLVLQRVFRQFFRERRTMEEALRAIEAEAANTPVAQEFLAFIRSARERTRGIVRWQPRAES, encoded by the coding sequence ATGCGCGATCCTAGCGCCGGTTCCGCAGGTGTCGTCGTGCATACGACCGCGATCGTGCATCCTACCGCCCACCTGGAAGAGGGCGTTGAGATCGGTGCCTACGCCGTGGTCGGAGCCGATACCGTCATCAGGGCAGGGACCGTGATAGGCCCGCACTGCGTGATTCACGACAACGTGGAGCTGGGCCGGGACAACGTGCTCGCCGCCCACGTGGTAGCCGGCAGCAGGCCACAGGACAGGACCTACCGCGGGGAGCCGACCCGCGTCATCATCGGCGACGAGAACAGACTCAGCGAGTTCTGCAGCATCGAACGCGCCACCGGCGAGGGAAACGAGACGCGCATCGGGGACAGGAACTTCATCATGTCCTCGGTGCGGGTGAGCCACAACTGCGTCGTGGGCAGCGACACCACGATCGTCAGCGGCACGCAGCTGGGCGGATGGGTCCACGTCGGGGACCAGGCTTATCTGGGCGGCCTCTCAGGCGTGCACCAGTTCGTGCGCATCGGCCGGCTGGTGATGCTGGCCGGGCTTTCAGGAGCCCGCCAGGACGTGCCGCCGTTCGTGATGGCCGCCGGGCTCATGGCCCGGGCCGTGGGCCTGAATCGGGTCGGTCTGCAGCGCCAGGGCGTGCCCCCGGCCGACCGGCTCGTGCTGCAGCGCGTGTTCCGGCAGTTCTTCAGGGAGCGGCGCACCATGGAAGAGGCGCTGCGGGCAATCGAGGCCGAAGCGGCCAACACCCCTGTGGCGCAGGAGTTCCTTGCCTTCATCCGGTCGGCCAGAGAGCGTACCCGAGGGATAGTGCGATGGCAACCCAGAGCGGAATCGTAG
- a CDS encoding LpxI family protein encodes MATQSGIVGLLAGTGSFPEVIARAIKSRGLSLVCVQVAGETAALPDLADHYQRCSPGALQEVLETLRAHRVREVLVAGRFGREELLVRGDAMMERVMASASDRRDVPLFRHLAALLAGQGIELLDQTLFVGDLLAPSGVLTARAPTPEEEEDLRFGRSVARRIADLDVGQTVVVRRGVILAVEAAEGTDLTIRRAGAIASGTVVVKVSRNDQDPRFDIPAVGPDTITTMREASARVLGIDAHRTLIIHRDRMIADADAAGITVVAADAPRLGTPVHAHS; translated from the coding sequence ATGGCAACCCAGAGCGGAATCGTAGGCCTGCTGGCAGGGACGGGGTCCTTCCCCGAGGTCATCGCCAGGGCCATCAAGTCCCGCGGGCTGTCCCTGGTGTGCGTGCAGGTCGCCGGCGAAACGGCGGCCCTGCCGGATCTGGCCGATCACTACCAGCGCTGCTCACCCGGCGCGCTGCAGGAAGTGCTCGAGACGCTCCGGGCCCACCGCGTACGCGAAGTGCTGGTCGCCGGCCGCTTCGGCCGGGAGGAGCTGCTGGTCCGCGGCGACGCCATGATGGAGCGCGTGATGGCGAGCGCCAGCGACCGCCGTGATGTTCCGCTCTTCCGGCATCTGGCCGCGCTGCTGGCAGGACAGGGTATCGAGCTGCTCGACCAGACGCTGTTCGTGGGTGATCTGCTGGCCCCCTCGGGCGTGTTGACTGCGCGCGCGCCCACGCCCGAAGAAGAGGAGGACCTGCGATTTGGGCGGTCGGTGGCCAGGCGCATCGCGGACCTGGATGTCGGACAGACGGTGGTCGTGCGCCGCGGGGTCATCCTGGCCGTGGAGGCCGCGGAGGGCACCGATCTCACGATCCGGCGCGCCGGCGCCATCGCGTCGGGAACGGTTGTGGTGAAGGTCAGCCGGAACGACCAGGATCCCAGATTCGACATCCCCGCGGTCGGCCCGGATACGATCACCACGATGCGCGAGGCCTCGGCCCGGGTGTTGGGTATTGACGCACACCGCACGCTGATCATCCACCGGGACCGGATGATTGCCGACGCCGACGCGGCGGGAATCACGGTGGTCGCCGCCGATGCCCCGCGGCTGGGCACGCCGGTCCATGCACACAGCTAG